TCAACTGTGCATTTAAAACAATATTGTAAACATCCTGCTGCAAAGAGCTGAAAGATTTACCTACCGGAAAAGTGCGTGTTAAATCTCCTGCATAAAACAGCTCATTCTCTGCCCCGCAATCACACAAAACCATTTGTCCATCTTTCAAAACAGTATTACTTGCATGGTTATGCAGAATTTCACCATTTACCGTAAGGATGCTTGGAAAAGAAAGCTGCCCGCCATTGGCAATAGCGACCGCCTGTAACTGTGCAGCAACTGCATTTTCAGTAACCCCGGGACGTGCAATCTCCTGTGCCTTCAACTGCATCAAAGTACTGATCGTAATTGCTTTTTCTATTTCCTGTATCTCCTGTTCACTTTTAATGGAGCGTTGCGCTACAATGGCTTTAATTAACGGTACCGAAGCCTCTCCGGTTAATCCCCAATCCATCAATTTCAAAGAAGTTTCCGCTCTGTAAACCGGAAGAAAATGAACTTTCCTGTTACCAGCCAGCGCGTTAATAACTTCAGTTTTCTTTCTCGTAAAAGCAATGCCCGCCTTTTCCGCCTGAGCTTCTATAGTTTCCAGTGCACCCGTCCATACGATATCATCCACCGTAAGTTCATCCCCGAATAAAATCTCCTGGTCGTTATCAATATCAATGATCAAACACAAATCCGGTCTGCTGATCCCGGTAAAATAGAGGAAACAGCTATCCTGACGAAAATGATAAGTATTATCTCTGAAATTCATCCCACTTTCACCATTCCCAGGCAAAAGGATAATTCCTTCCCCTATCTCTGATTTAAGCTTATTTCTTCTTTCCTCGTAAACTTCTTTAGCGAACATATCTGATTGTTTATAAGATCAAATTTATCAAATAAAAGTTAAAGTTGTCTGTTATAGGGTTCGTCAAAAACTCTTTTCCATCTGACAATAAAAATCCTCTTTTCCTTTAACAAGTAACAATCTCTATCTCCACCACCCGCAACCACACACCCTTCACGCACCTTAAAAACAAGCATAGTGTATTTTTGATCTTGTTCGGGAACGCCGGCAAAAAATATATTATGCTTGTTTTTAACGTAACATTAAGACAACACCCCTGGAATATCTTTGCGAAAAAACCCAATCAATGGATCTGATGACTTCCTTAAAACAAGGCGATCAAACCGCAATGGAAACCATTTACAAAAAACACTGGGAGCAAGTATTCGATGCCGCCTACAAACGTATTGGTACAGAAGACATTGCACAAGACATCACCCAGGATATCTTCATCTCCTTGTGGGAAAAACGTGAAACCCTGGAAATCAGAGAAACCCTTTCCTCTTACCTTTTAACCTCCGTAAAATACCGTGTCATCAACTACTTCAAGGCGAACCTGACCAAAGAAAAATACACCGAAGATCTTTACGCCCTGATCGGCAATACCTCTCCCCTTCACCCCGCTAACGAACTGGCAGTCAAAGAAATTCACAAAGAACTTGACCAGGCAATCGCCGAACTACCAGAACGTATGCGCCAGATCTTTTCCATGAGCAGAAAACAGGAAAAATCAAATAATGAGATCTCCGCAGAACTTAACCTCTCCATACAGACCGTTAAAAACCAACTCACCGCAGCACTAAAAATTATCAGAAAAAGACTCGCCTATCTGACCCTGTTCTTCTTTTAACAAAAACGTAACCTAACCTTAACACCATCTCCCGGTACCACTGACCACTTAAACTGACTAGTTGGTAGATGGAAGACAAAAAGCTTGCAGAAGATCTGCTGAAAAAATATTTAGATGCTAAAGCTACCCCCAAAGAAATTGAACAGGTTGAAAACTGGTACAATTCCTATGAGGAAAAAAACAAAACACTAAGTCAAAACCAGAAAGCTGTTATAGAACGCCGTATGCGCATTACCCTGCAACAGCACATGCAGCAAAAGCCTGAAGCAAAAACAGCCTTCATCCGCAGCAACACTTTCCTTCAAATTGCCGCATCACTCCTACTGGTTTGCAGCATTGGATTGGCCTGGTGGAAAACCGTACCCCATTCACAACAAAAAACAAATCCAACTCTGCGCATTGCCAGTACAAAAGTAAACGAGAAAAAGACGATCACCTTAGCAGACGGTTCAGAGGTTGCGCTGAGCCCATCCAGCAGACTATCCTACCCTGCAAAATTTGCCGCCTCTTTCAGAGAGATTACTTTAGAAGAAGGAGAAGCATTTTTCAAAATCACTCACGATGAGAAACGTCCTTTTAACGTTCAGTTACCCGGAAAACTTTATACAAAAGTACTCGGTACATCCTTTACAATCCGCGCATTTAAAGCCTCCAATGCCCTGAATGTTTCCGTAAGCACTGGTAAAGTAGCTGTGGGGAATAAAAGCCAGGTATTTGGCACACTGATCAAAGGTCAGCAAATCACTTACGATAAAAACAAAGAAACAGCGATCATCAGCCAGACACCAGTTCCAGATACCAGGATCGTATTTGAAGGCATAAACCTGCGTCAGGCGCTGCAAAAACTAGAATATATCTACTCCATAAAAATTGAACTGAACCCAGCTTCCTTAGGAAATCTCGGCTGTACGGCAACATTCCATAGCAAGCAAAAACCAGAAGAGATCCTGAACATCATTTGCAGCCTGTACAATCTTAAATATGACAGCAATCCAGATCATCAATCATTTAAAATCCATAAACAATGAAACACTGATACAAACCTATTTAACGGCAATGTTCAATACAGTCCCCCTCAAATTAATCATTCAATTAACGCGCTAATCAATTAACAGTATGAAAACACCCTCCTATAAGAGGTTAACAGCCCTTTATAAAGCCATGAAGTATTCTTTATTAATTTTCACGGTCATTTGCACATTCTGCGGAACAATCTTCGCTTCCGTCACTATGGCTCAGAAATTAGATCGTGCCCTGGTATCGCTTACGATTACCAAAGACAAATCACAGCAAGCTATTCTAAAAGAAATAGAAGCAAAAACAGGCCTTCATTTTGTTTACAATCAAAATCAGTTGTCGATCAACAAACAAGCAGTAAACGAAACTTTCAAGCAGGAGAAAGTAGAGATAGTCTTACATAAACTAGGTTTTGAATGCCTGGAAAAAGGAGACTATGTAATCCTTAAAAAAATACCAGCACCTGTAAAAAAAGCAGACCGGACAGTTTCCGGAACAGTAAAAGACTCCACTGGCCTGGCTATGCCGGGCGTGTCGGTCAAAGTATCAGGCACAACTTTAGGAACCACCACAAATGCTGATGGAAAATTCAGTATTCCCGCACCTGAAGAAACTACGCTGATTTTTTCGATGATTGGTTATAAAACACAACAAGTGAAAATCGAAGGAAAAGGCATGATCAACATTATTTTAACAGAAGACAATTCACAGTTAAATGAAGTTGTAGTAGTCGGCTATGGTACACAAAAGAAAATCACTGTTTCTGGTGCAGTAGCAGAAGTATCACTGGATAAACTAAATTCAAGATCAGTAAACGATATCGGAAGTATTTTACAAGGAAAGGCTCCGGGTGTGGTTGTAGTGAGTGAAAGTGGGGACCCTACTGCCACCGCCAAAGTAAATATCCGTGGACAGGGTGGTATCAATGGAGAAAACCCTTTATATGTAATTGACGGTTCATTATTCTATGGTACACCAGTCCTGAACCCAAACGATATCGAATCTATTTCCGTACTAAAAGATGGAGCAGCAGCAATTTATGGTGCAAGAGCTTCGGGAGGAGTTATCCTGATCACGACTAAAAAAGGAGCTAACCAGAAATTGAATATCACTTTTGATGCTAAAGTAGGTACACAAACTGCCTGGAAAAAGTTGAAATCATTAAACGCAAAAGAGTTTGCCGATGTTTCAAACCTGGCTGCCGATAATGCAGGTATTCCAAGAAAAGATGCTTTTGATGCAGTAAAATATCCTGATGGACAAATTACCCGTGCAGACTGGGTAGATGAAATTTTCAGAACAGGATTGATCCAGGACTACAACATGGGTATCACTGGTGGAAACGACAAGTCGAGCTTTTACCTGAGTTTCAATTACCGTAAAGCAGAAGGTACGCTATTGAACACTTATGGAAACCGTTATAACTTCAGGATTAACTCTGAACACCGGATCAATTCGTGGATGAAAGTTGGAGAGAATTTATTCTACGATTATACCAATGGAAACGGGTCGAACTCAAATGCACCTAACATTAACGGAGCAAATACAAAAAGCGCCTATACAGGAACAATAATTTCAGCTATATTTTATCCTTCAAACGTTGCGCCATACACTGCAACAGGCGGATTTTCAGGTTTACCTTTAGCTTATGCGGGTGCTTACGGAGATATTATCAACCCTGTAGCCTATTTAAAACGACTAGACGTCAACAACCCGGTTAATACCATCGTAGCGAATCCTTATGCAGAACTTGATTTAGCAAAAGGGCTTAAGTTCCGTTCTAATTTATCTTTCACTAAAAGGATTAATGACTCTAAAACCTTCCAGACCAAAGTTCCTGAGATTGGTAAGATTTTTGACTTTAATCAGCTGACACAAACTTCCAACACCAGCAATGATCTGTTAGCAGAACAGGTATTAACTTACGATAAGTATTTCGGTTCTCATCACCTGAACGTGATTGGTGGTTTCTCTTACCAAAACACGCATTCTGAATACCTGTCTGTTTTTGCACAGGGCTTTGATGACGAATCTCCAAAGTACCGTTACATGGTGAATGCGACTAAACCTTTCTTACCTGAAAGTAATGTATCCAGCGAAACATTAACCTCATTCTTTGCCCGTGCAAATTATGATTACAAAAGCAAATACCTGCTTTCTTTGATCGGAAGAAGAGATGGAACTTCTTTGGTTGCACCACAAAATCGTTTTGCTAATTACTACTCTGCATCCGCAGGATGGGTAATTAACAGAGAAGACTTCCTGAATAAAGTGGATTGGATCAGTAATTTAAAAATCAGAGGTAGTTATGGTCTTTTGGGTAACCTGGCCAGTGTAACCAGCCAGGCGGTGAACCCTACCCTTTCTAAAACTACCATCTACATGGGTCAGAACCCAGCGCAGCTTTTAGGTTATTATGAAAATGTATTGTCTAATCCTGACTTAACCTGGGCAAAATCTAAACAAACCAATATCGGTCTTGACTTCGGTATCTTTAAAAATAGGTTAAACCTGGTTGCTGATTATTTCATTAAGGATACGAAAGACATGTTGATTTATCAGCCCTTATCCGGAACTACAGGTGTAGACGGACAATGGAAAAATGGTGGTTTATCCAGAGATAAAGGAATTGAGGTTGGACTGAACTACAATAACAAGCCGGAAGCAGCATTCCAGTACAGCATCAATGCTACCTTCACTAAAATGAATAACAAACTGGTTTCTTTACCAGCAGGTTTAACAAGTCAGGCGGTAGATTTTAATGTACGCGGTACACTGACTCCTGTTCTTTTACAAGTTGGACAGCCTTTATATTCTTACTATGTGGTACAGACAGCAGGGATTTTCCAGTCGGACGCAGAAGCTAAAAACTATAAAAATGCGAGTGGAAATATGATTCAGCCCAACGCTAAAGCTGGGGATTTCCGTTTCGTAGATAGCAATAACGATGGTAAAATTGACAACAATGACCGGGTATTCAGAGGCAGTGCTTATCCCGATTTCTCTTATGGTTTCAGCTTCAATGCAAGCTACAAAGGATTTGACCTGAACTTATTTGCACAAGGTGTAAAAGGCAACAAGTTATTTAATGCCTTAAAATATACAGGACTGAATGCAGGAAGTGGTCAGAACTACAACTTACTGAAAGGTGTATTAGATGCCTGGAGCCCAACCAATACAGGAAGCAGCCTTCCCCGTATATCGGCAAGTGATGCGAATGGGAACTTCTCTACCACATCAGATTTTTATCTGGAAAGCGGTTCTTATTTAAGATTAAAGAGTGCAACTATAGGGTATACTTTCCCAAAAACCCTTTTAAAAGCAGCTAAAATAAGTAATCTGCGTCTTTACGTGACTTCTAATAACCTGTTTACGATTACTAAATATTCTGGTTTTGATCCCGAAGTAGGAATGGATCAGTATGGTGTAGATGTAGGCCGTTACCCACAAGCAAGAACATTCCTGTTTGGTGCAAGTCTGAATTTTTAACACGTATTAATCAACAAAAATGAAAAAGAATTTACTCCACATATTAATAGCTGGCTTAACCATGGTTACGATCAGCTCTTGTAAAAAACAATTAGATATTACCCCTGAAGGTGCTCCTTCGAAAGGAAATTTCTGGAAAACCAGTACGGATGCGGTGAAAGGTGCCAATGCGATGTATGACCTTTATGACGATGAAAACTTTTATGGCCGTGGTTTCTTCTGGTTTATCAACGCCAGTGATGACATGATTACCGGACGTGTAAAAGCACAGGGTGATAACGTAAGAGACTTCAACTCTGCTTATATTGGTGGGGATTATACCGAAGGACAATGGAAAATGAGATATGCAACAATTAAAAGAGCAAATGATGTGATTCGTTATGTGCCTTCAATTGAGATGGATGCTGCTTTGAAAAAGAGATTGATCGGCGAAGCGTATTTTACAAGTGGTTATATGTATTTCCAGTTAGCTTCCAATTATGGTAATGCTAAAGCCGGGGTACCTATTGTAACCAGGGCAAATATGGATGATCCGAACCCAACACCAAGAGCAGCTAATGTAAATTTGAACTATGATTACCTGATTAGTGAATTACAACAGGCAGCAAATTATCTTCCCTACTTTGATCAGCTGGGTGCCGCAGATTATGGCCGTCCGCATAAAGTGGCTGCATGGGCAGTATTGTCCAAAGCCTTCTTATTTAAAAAGGATTATCCTAATGCAGAAAAATATGCCGACTCTGTCATCAATTTCGGTAAACGTGACTTAATGCCAAATTTTGCAGATGTATTTAAAGCATCAAATAACTGGGGACCTGAATATATCTGGTCAGCTGTTTCTACTCCTTCTGGTGCTGCTGGCTGGGGAAGTATTCTGCCTGGCGTGATGCTTGAAAATAAAGGCTGGGGAAAATACAATGGCTGGGGCTATTACGTTCCAACCAAAGAATTATATGATTCTTACCAGCCAGGTGATATCCGCCGTGAGGCAACGATCTTAAAACCGGGAGATCATTTTATGTTTTTTGGGGCAGACAATGTTTATGCTTCTGTGAATAGTTTATCTGGCTTCCAGTTCAGAAAATACATGGACCCATTCAGTTTTGCAGATCCGGTAGGCAAACATATCAGTCCAAACGGTGACCATCCGACAACAGATTTAAACCTTCCGTTATTGCGTTTTGCAGAAGTATTATTGATCAAAGCAGAAGCGGCAATTATGCAGCGGGGTGCTGGTGCCGGTGATACAGAATTGAACAGAATCAGGGTAAGGGCAAAACTTGCAGCTGCAAGCGGAATGACACTGGCAGATCTGAAAAGAGAACGCCGTAATGAACTGGCCGGAGAATGGGCAGACAGACATCGCGATATGGTGCGCTGGGGTGATGCTGAGGCTGCTTATGCACAACCAGCTCATGGATTCAGCGGGGCAACAGTATGGCCTGCAAGAAAATTCAATCCTCAGGTACATGATGTATGGGCTGTTCCACAAAAAGAAATTGATAACAGTGGCGGCGTAATTAAACAAAACGCTGGCTGGTAAATAAATTTAAACACATGAAAAACCTATTTTGCGCTACTGTATTTACCTTATTTTCATTGGCGGCCGTTGCACAGACACCGTTATCAGCTAATTCAGGTCACAGCCACAATGATTACAAACAAAACATCCCATTACTGCGTGCTTATTACGCAGGGATGGGCTCTATTGAAGCTGATGTTTTTCTGAAGGATGGCCAGCTGTTTGTCGCTCATGAGTTAAAGGAAATCAAACCAGGGGCAACACTTTTGAAACAATACCTGGAGCCTTTATACCGGTTGTATCAGGAAAACGGAAATCATCCTTATGCGAATCATCAGTTAAAATTGCAATTGGTGATTGATATTAAAGAAGATTACCAGCATGTTTTACCGCAGCTGCTGAAAGAGCTTAAACCTTTTCAGGACATGGTAAACAAGCCAGTTAATCCGGACGCGGTAAGTATTGTGGTCAGCGGAGATATGCCAGCCCCTGAAAACTTTAAGAATTATCCTGCTTTAATTTCTTTTGACGGCCGCCCGGCTACGGTTTATACACAAGAGCAGTTGGAGCGTGTAGCAATGATCAGCGATGATCTAAAGAATTACACGGTCTGGAATGGCAAAGGAACACCGACAAAAATTGATCAGGATAAGCTTTTAAAGGTAATTAATGCGGCACATCAGCAAAAGAAACCTTTCCGCTTCTGGGCAACACAGGATAGTCCGAATACCTGGCTGGAGCTGGAGAAATTCGGAGTAGACTGGATTAATACGGATGCGCCTGAGAAGCTGCGTGATTTCTATTTACGGAAAGATAAACTGACTTATACTAATCCGGTTGCTTATCCTGTTTATCAGCCAACTTATCAATCTGATGGCCCGGCCAAAAAGGTAAAAAACGTGATTTTGCTGATTGGCGATGGAATGGGCCTGGCTCAAATCCATGCGGGATGGATTGCGAATCATGGTAACCTGAATATCACGATGATCCGCAATAGTGGTTTCTCTCAGACTGCGGCTTCTAATTCTGGAAATACAGATTCTGCGGCTGGCGGATCGGCTATTGCTATGGGCGAGAAAACAAATAACCGCTATATAGGCATGGGACCTGATGATAAGAAACGTACGAATCTGGCAGATACTTTAGCTGGTTATGGTATAAAAAGCGGAATTATCAGTGTTGGTGATATTACGGATGCTACTCCTGCTGTGTTTTATGCACATCAGTTAGACCGTTCGTATAGTGAAGCCATAGCAAAGGATTTTCTGGATAGTCATGTAGATATTTTAGTAGGTTCTAATCAAAAGAGCTTTCTGCAAAATCCCGATACTGGTTTAATGAAAAAACTGGAAGCTAAAGGTTATACTTTGAGTAAATCGGTAGCAGACTTCAAACAGAAAAGCAGTGGTAAGCAATTGGTTTTATTACCCGATTCTGCAACGCGTCCGGTAAAGGATGGCAGAGGAGATATGCTGGCGCAGTCTTTAAAACAAACTATCAAATTATTATCAGCTAATAAAAAAGGCTTCTTTATAATGACTGAGGGTGCTCAGATTGATTATGGAGGTCATGTCAATGATTTAAAATATGTGGTGACTGAACTGCATGATTTTGATAAAACCGTAGCTGAGGCTTTACGTTTTGCTGATCAGGATGGAGAAACCCTGGTTTTAATTACCGCGGATCATGAAACGGGAGGTTTGACTTTACTGGATGCTTCGGCAGCGGAAGGCAGGATTCAGGGAGAGTTTAGTACGAATGACCATACGAATATCATGGTGCCTGTTTATGCTTATGGCCCGCATTCAGGAGATTTCACGGGTACTTATCCGAACAATGAGATTTTTAAAAAGATCATGAAATTGTTTACAGGTAAGTAAGGATTCAATTTAACATAAAAAGCGGCTGTATCGTAAAAGATACAGCCGCTTTTTTATATAGTAGTAAAATTTAAATTCCTAATCTTTCACTGGTTCTGCCGCTTCCACCGGTGCTTCCGGATCTAATTCTACACACCCCTCTTTATCTTTTCTTGCAAAAAGTATTGGATAAAGAAAAAGAAGTGCACTCAGCATCAGGAATAATCCCGAAACTTCCAATACATATTTACTCCATTCTACCTCATTCGCACCGAGAAACAGGTAAGCGACAAGGGCAATTATAGCTAGGATCAAGGCGATTACCGCCTTCTGAAGTTTCATTACTTTAATCATGACCGCTGAGATTGTTGTTGTTAATTGATATGATTTCTACGCTGAAAATCCGTCTGATATATTTTTATCCTCTGAATTAAAATCGTTTTAAAATACAAGCATCAAAAACCAAACCAATTTAAGTTTTTGAAGATCAATGTATTTCCTGAATAGCTACCTTTTTTTAATTCTTAATACTTAACTTTGCATCCTCATTTTTTTAAGATACTGGATTGATGTATAGGGAATTTAAACAATTAGAACTACCTAAGATAGGCGAAGAGATATTACGGTTTTGGAAGGAAGAAAATATATTTGAAAAAAGTATTTCTACCCGCTCAAAAGCTAACCCATTTACTTTTTATGAAGGCCCGCCTTCAGCTAACGGCATGCCTGGTATTCACCACGTCATGGCTCGTGCTATTAAAGATATTTTCTGTCGTTATAAAACTCTTAAAGGCTTCCAGGTAAAACGTAAAGGTGGCTGGGATACGCATGGTTTGCCTATTGAGCTTGCTGTAGAGAAGAAACTGGGTATCACAAAAGTAGATATCGGAATTAAAATTACAGTGGAAGAATACAATGCAGCCTGCCGTGAAGAAGTAATGCGTTATACCGATATCTGGAATGACCTTACGGAAAAAATGGGGTATTGGGTGGATCTGGAAAAACCTTATATCACTTACGAAAACGAATACATTGAATCTCTTTGGTGGATACTTAAAACCTTTCATGAAAAAGGGCTTTTATACAAAGGATATACTGTACAGCCTTACTCTCCAGCTGCGGGAACAGGTTTAAGTTCTCATGAGCTGAACCAGCCTGGTACATACAAAATGCTGAAAGATACCTCGATCACTGCGCAGTTCGCTATCAAAAGAGAACAGCAGCACGCAGCGATATCTTCCATATTTGAAAATGATACAGAAGATACTTCTTTTATCGCCTGGACAACTACGCCATGGACTTTACCGTCTAACGGTGCACTGGCAGTTGGCGCAAAGATCAATTATGTAAAAGTTAAAACTTTAAATCAATATACTTTCTTACCGGTAAGTGTAATATTAGCTAAGGATTTAGTCGGGAAACACTTTAAAGCTGACGCAAAAGATATTTCTTTTGAAGACTATAAAGGCGGCGATAAACTGATCCCGTGGACAATCACAGCTGAGTTTACAGGTAAAGATCTGGTTGGACTGGTTTATCACCAGTTAATGCCTTATGTAACCAACGCTGAATTAGAAGCCAAAGCTTTCCGCGTGATCCCTGCTGACTATGTAACTACAGAAGATGGTACAGGTATCGTGCATCTTGCAGCGGTATTCGGAGCGGACGATTTTCGTGTTGTAAAAGAAAACGACATGCCATATGTCATGGTGAAAGATGAACAGGGCAATGAACTTCCGCTAGTCAACAAACAAGGTAAATTCGTAGATGAGGTTACTGATTTTGCTGGCTACTATGTGAAAGAAGAATATTATAGTGATGAAGAACGTAAAGCACCTGATTTCAAGCCTACGGACGTGCTGATCGCTATTAAGCTGAAAGAAGAGAATAAAGCGTTTGATGTTAAAAAATACGAACACAGTTATCCGCATTGCTGGAGAACTGATAAACCTATTTTATACTATCCGCTGGACAGCTGGTTTATCAAAACTACTGCTGTAAAAGATAAGATGGTGGCGCTGAACAAAACAATCAACTGGAAACCGGAAGCTACCGGAACAGGCCGTTTTGGTAACTGGCTGGAAAACCTGGTAGACTGGAATTTATCACGCTCCCGTTATTGGGGAACTCCTTTACCAATCTGGAGAACTCAGGATGGTACGGAAGAAAAATGTATAGGCTCTATTGCTGAACTGAATGCAGAGATCAAAAAATCTGTGGAAGCTGGTTTTATGGAGGCTGCTTTTGAATTGAAAGATATGCACCGTCCTTTTGTGGATGATGTGATCCTGACTTCTTCAAAAGGAGAAAAAATGACCCGTGAACTGGATCTGATCGATGTATGGTTTGATAGTGGCGCAATGCCTTATGCGCAATGGCATTATCCTTTTGAAAATCAGGAAGAGTTTGAGAATGCTTATCCGGCAGATTTTATCGCTGAGGGTGTGGATCAGACTCGTGGATGGTTTTTTACTTTACATGCGATTGCTGTGATGCTGAGCGAAACAAGTGAGGAAATCAAAGCGGTAAATGAGCGTATCGGCAATAAAGGCATTGCTTATAAAAACGTGGTTTCCAACGGATTGGTACTGGATAAAAACGGCAACAAAATGTCTAAACGCTTAGGCAATGGAGTTGATCCCTTCCATACAATTGATACTTACAGTGCTGATGCAACCAGGTGGTATATGATCAGTAATGCTTCTCCATGGGATAACCTGAAGTTCAGTACTGAAGGTTTGGATGAGGTAAGACGCAAGTTCTTTGGAACGCTATACAATACTTATGCTTTTTTCGCTTTATATGCGAATATTGATCAGTTTGAGATTGATGAAAATAACGAGACCCCTGTAAAAGATCGTTCTGAATTAGACAGATGGATTTTATCGCTGTTACAGAACCTGATCAACGAGGTGGATGAGAGTTATAATACTTATGAGCCTACTAAAGCAGCGAGAGCTATTCAGACTTTTGTAGATGAGCATTTAAGTAACTGGTATATCCGTTTATCGCGCCGCCGCTTCTGGAAGGGTGAAATGACTGCGGATAAAAAGGCTGCGTACGAGACTTTGTATACTTGTTTGATGAGTGTATCTCAGTTAATGTCTCCGGTTGCACCTTTCTTCGCGGATTGGTTATACCAGAACTTATCAGTTAATAAAAAGACTGCTGAAC
The DNA window shown above is from Pedobacter cryoconitis and carries:
- a CDS encoding aminopeptidase P family protein, which encodes MFAKEVYEERRNKLKSEIGEGIILLPGNGESGMNFRDNTYHFRQDSCFLYFTGISRPDLCLIIDIDNDQEILFGDELTVDDIVWTGALETIEAQAEKAGIAFTRKKTEVINALAGNRKVHFLPVYRAETSLKLMDWGLTGEASVPLIKAIVAQRSIKSEQEIQEIEKAITISTLMQLKAQEIARPGVTENAVAAQLQAVAIANGGQLSFPSILTVNGEILHNHASNTVLKDGQMVLCDCGAENELFYAGDLTRTFPVGKSFSSLQQDVYNIVLNAQLKAIEALQPGVLYKDVHLLASAHLVRGLIDLGLMKGDPEQAVAEGAHTLFFQCGLGHMMGLDVHDMENLGEEYIGYTAELKKSKEFGLKSLRLGKALEPGFVVTVEPGLYFIPVLIDSWAAENKHAQFINYEKVKQFRDFGGIRIEDDFLITTMGSRLLGPPLIKTVEDLHANR
- a CDS encoding RNA polymerase sigma-70 factor, with the protein product MDLMTSLKQGDQTAMETIYKKHWEQVFDAAYKRIGTEDIAQDITQDIFISLWEKRETLEIRETLSSYLLTSVKYRVINYFKANLTKEKYTEDLYALIGNTSPLHPANELAVKEIHKELDQAIAELPERMRQIFSMSRKQEKSNNEISAELNLSIQTVKNQLTAALKIIRKRLAYLTLFFF
- a CDS encoding FecR family protein translates to MEDKKLAEDLLKKYLDAKATPKEIEQVENWYNSYEEKNKTLSQNQKAVIERRMRITLQQHMQQKPEAKTAFIRSNTFLQIAASLLLVCSIGLAWWKTVPHSQQKTNPTLRIASTKVNEKKTITLADGSEVALSPSSRLSYPAKFAASFREITLEEGEAFFKITHDEKRPFNVQLPGKLYTKVLGTSFTIRAFKASNALNVSVSTGKVAVGNKSQVFGTLIKGQQITYDKNKETAIISQTPVPDTRIVFEGINLRQALQKLEYIYSIKIELNPASLGNLGCTATFHSKQKPEEILNIICSLYNLKYDSNPDHQSFKIHKQ
- a CDS encoding SusC/RagA family TonB-linked outer membrane protein, producing the protein MKTPSYKRLTALYKAMKYSLLIFTVICTFCGTIFASVTMAQKLDRALVSLTITKDKSQQAILKEIEAKTGLHFVYNQNQLSINKQAVNETFKQEKVEIVLHKLGFECLEKGDYVILKKIPAPVKKADRTVSGTVKDSTGLAMPGVSVKVSGTTLGTTTNADGKFSIPAPEETTLIFSMIGYKTQQVKIEGKGMINIILTEDNSQLNEVVVVGYGTQKKITVSGAVAEVSLDKLNSRSVNDIGSILQGKAPGVVVVSESGDPTATAKVNIRGQGGINGENPLYVIDGSLFYGTPVLNPNDIESISVLKDGAAAIYGARASGGVILITTKKGANQKLNITFDAKVGTQTAWKKLKSLNAKEFADVSNLAADNAGIPRKDAFDAVKYPDGQITRADWVDEIFRTGLIQDYNMGITGGNDKSSFYLSFNYRKAEGTLLNTYGNRYNFRINSEHRINSWMKVGENLFYDYTNGNGSNSNAPNINGANTKSAYTGTIISAIFYPSNVAPYTATGGFSGLPLAYAGAYGDIINPVAYLKRLDVNNPVNTIVANPYAELDLAKGLKFRSNLSFTKRINDSKTFQTKVPEIGKIFDFNQLTQTSNTSNDLLAEQVLTYDKYFGSHHLNVIGGFSYQNTHSEYLSVFAQGFDDESPKYRYMVNATKPFLPESNVSSETLTSFFARANYDYKSKYLLSLIGRRDGTSLVAPQNRFANYYSASAGWVINREDFLNKVDWISNLKIRGSYGLLGNLASVTSQAVNPTLSKTTIYMGQNPAQLLGYYENVLSNPDLTWAKSKQTNIGLDFGIFKNRLNLVADYFIKDTKDMLIYQPLSGTTGVDGQWKNGGLSRDKGIEVGLNYNNKPEAAFQYSINATFTKMNNKLVSLPAGLTSQAVDFNVRGTLTPVLLQVGQPLYSYYVVQTAGIFQSDAEAKNYKNASGNMIQPNAKAGDFRFVDSNNDGKIDNNDRVFRGSAYPDFSYGFSFNASYKGFDLNLFAQGVKGNKLFNALKYTGLNAGSGQNYNLLKGVLDAWSPTNTGSSLPRISASDANGNFSTTSDFYLESGSYLRLKSATIGYTFPKTLLKAAKISNLRLYVTSNNLFTITKYSGFDPEVGMDQYGVDVGRYPQARTFLFGASLNF
- a CDS encoding RagB/SusD family nutrient uptake outer membrane protein, encoding MKKNLLHILIAGLTMVTISSCKKQLDITPEGAPSKGNFWKTSTDAVKGANAMYDLYDDENFYGRGFFWFINASDDMITGRVKAQGDNVRDFNSAYIGGDYTEGQWKMRYATIKRANDVIRYVPSIEMDAALKKRLIGEAYFTSGYMYFQLASNYGNAKAGVPIVTRANMDDPNPTPRAANVNLNYDYLISELQQAANYLPYFDQLGAADYGRPHKVAAWAVLSKAFLFKKDYPNAEKYADSVINFGKRDLMPNFADVFKASNNWGPEYIWSAVSTPSGAAGWGSILPGVMLENKGWGKYNGWGYYVPTKELYDSYQPGDIRREATILKPGDHFMFFGADNVYASVNSLSGFQFRKYMDPFSFADPVGKHISPNGDHPTTDLNLPLLRFAEVLLIKAEAAIMQRGAGAGDTELNRIRVRAKLAAASGMTLADLKRERRNELAGEWADRHRDMVRWGDAEAAYAQPAHGFSGATVWPARKFNPQVHDVWAVPQKEIDNSGGVIKQNAGW